A part of Desulfofundulus salinus genomic DNA contains:
- a CDS encoding polysaccharide deacetylase family protein — MNLLGMTRLLLLFFVPWSVSFSFPTHSTTISSHTGYQNRVAVLMYHHISETDRGPAVITPRLFQEHLDILQRKGYQVISAEKLSRFLSGKDTIPPKAVVITFDDGYESFYTYAYPELKKRKMPATCFVIVKKVGDPTEKIPKLTWEQMREMQAHGMSFYPHSYDSHYQARFSPGLPAARHIRPALSGPIWLSKLNRRETEAEYEARVKADLLKAKEVMERELGRPVDQFCWPYGADSPTAARIARSLGYKYLYYIRKGLNDPRITDGSIRRINAGSPDITPEILIRNIEKYSLLTSAQQWCLAFAPLHPALFNPTFVALHTL; from the coding sequence ATGAACCTCTTAGGGATGACCAGACTATTACTCCTTTTCTTTGTACCATGGTCAGTTTCCTTTTCCTTTCCAACCCATTCCACCACCATCAGTTCCCACACGGGCTATCAAAACCGGGTGGCCGTACTCATGTACCACCACATCAGCGAAACCGACCGGGGTCCGGCGGTAATCACTCCCCGTTTATTCCAGGAACACCTGGACATCTTGCAAAGGAAAGGATACCAGGTTATCTCCGCGGAAAAACTGTCCCGGTTCCTGTCCGGAAAGGATACTATCCCGCCAAAGGCAGTGGTGATTACCTTTGATGACGGGTATGAGTCCTTTTATACTTACGCCTACCCGGAATTAAAAAAAAGAAAAATGCCGGCTACCTGCTTTGTTATTGTAAAAAAAGTGGGTGACCCGACGGAAAAAATACCCAAGCTCACCTGGGAACAAATGCGCGAAATGCAGGCCCACGGCATGAGTTTTTACCCCCATTCCTATGACAGCCACTACCAGGCCAGGTTTTCCCCGGGCCTGCCCGCCGCCCGGCATATACGACCGGCCCTGTCGGGACCCATCTGGCTCAGCAAGTTAAACCGCCGGGAAACAGAAGCAGAATATGAAGCCCGGGTGAAGGCAGATCTGCTCAAGGCCAAAGAGGTAATGGAAAGGGAGCTGGGTCGACCTGTAGACCAGTTTTGCTGGCCTTATGGAGCAGACAGTCCCACCGCCGCCAGGATTGCCCGCTCCCTGGGCTATAAATACCTCTATTATATCCGCAAGGGTTTGAACGACCCCCGCATCACCGATGGTTCTATCAGGCGCATCAATGCGGGCAGCCCGGATATCACTCCTGAAATTCTGATCCGCAATATCGAAAAGTATTCTTTGCTCACTTCGGCCCAACAGTGGTGTCTGGCCTTTGCGCCCCTTCACCCGGCTCTGTTTAATCCAACTTTTGTAGCCCTCCACACGCTTTGA
- the carB gene encoding carbamoyl-phosphate synthase large subunit, with protein MPLKKGLRKVMVIGSGPIVIGQAAEFDYAGTQACRALREEGLEVVLVNSNPATIMTDANMADRVYIEPLTPEFVARVIRKEKPDGLLPSLGGQVGLNMALQLANTGVLEAEGVQLLGTPLEAIRRAEDREEFKLTMERIGEPIPESTIVSSVDEAVAFAREIGFPLVVRPAYTLGGTGGGMVYDMDELKATVTRGLKASIIHQVLVERGLVGWKEIEFEVMRDSADNCIIICSMENIDPMGIHTGDSIVVAPVQTLSDKEFQMLRTASLNIIRALGVEGGCNVQFALDPNSYKYYVIEVNPRVSRSSALASKATGYPIAKVSSKVAVGLTLDEIKNAVTGKTYACFEPSIDYVVLKFPRWPFDKFALADRTLGTQMKATGEVMAIDRTLEGALLKAVRSLEIGLAGLLVPEMEQLSDEEIETKLSRAEDMRLFVVAEALRRGMLVDRVRALTGIDRFFLDKIQNIVQLEQKIRRQGPAALTPDLLRRAKEMGFADAYLAQITGQDEAKIRALREDCGIKPVYKMVDTCAAEFEAVTPYYYSCYDHEDEAQNTAVRKVVVLGSGPIRIGQGIEFDYCSVHSVWALREEGVKAIIINNNPETVSTDFDTADRLYFEPLVLEDVLNILRKERPEGVIVQFGGQTAINLAVPLAKAGIPILGTAVEDIDRAEDRERFDQLLVGLGIPKPPGRAAFSVDEAVNIAREIGFPVLVRPSYVLGGRAMEIVYNHEELLNYMANAVRVTPEHPVLVDKYLQGEELEVDAIADGETVLIPGIMKHIERAGVHSGDSIAVYPANKIAPEVKNQLVDYTTRLARALNVRGMINIQYVLYNGQVYVLEVNPRASRTVPYMSKITGIPMVSLATKVILGRKLKNLGYDGGLYPEGRYFGVKAPVFSFAKLLQVDISLGPEMKSTGEVMGVDSSYPAALYKALVAAGYNIPRNGTILATIADKDKKEALPLLRGLARLGYNICATAGTAAFLQENGLEVERVNKVREGSPHIVDLIRAGKIHLVINTLTRGRAPERDGFRIRRAAVEHGVPCLTSLDTARAILEALVSIREGDVMDLIPIQEVAV; from the coding sequence ATGCCGTTGAAAAAGGGACTGCGCAAGGTAATGGTCATTGGCTCCGGGCCCATTGTCATCGGCCAGGCGGCGGAATTTGACTACGCCGGTACCCAGGCCTGCCGCGCTTTACGGGAAGAAGGGCTGGAAGTGGTGCTGGTAAACAGCAACCCGGCCACGATCATGACCGATGCCAACATGGCCGACCGGGTATATATCGAACCTTTAACGCCTGAGTTTGTTGCCCGGGTCATCCGCAAGGAAAAACCGGACGGCCTTTTGCCCAGCCTGGGCGGCCAAGTGGGACTGAACATGGCCCTGCAACTGGCGAACACCGGGGTGCTGGAGGCCGAGGGGGTACAGCTTTTGGGTACGCCCCTGGAAGCCATCCGCCGGGCCGAAGACCGGGAAGAATTTAAGCTCACCATGGAACGCATTGGCGAGCCCATTCCTGAGAGCACCATTGTCAGCAGCGTTGATGAAGCGGTGGCCTTTGCCCGGGAAATCGGCTTTCCCCTGGTGGTTCGCCCTGCCTACACTCTGGGGGGTACCGGCGGGGGCATGGTCTATGACATGGATGAACTGAAGGCTACCGTCACCCGTGGTTTAAAGGCCAGCATTATTCACCAGGTGCTCGTGGAAAGGGGCCTGGTGGGTTGGAAGGAAATCGAGTTTGAGGTGATGCGGGACAGCGCCGACAACTGCATCATCATCTGCAGCATGGAAAATATCGACCCCATGGGCATTCATACCGGGGACAGCATTGTGGTTGCTCCCGTGCAAACTTTGAGTGACAAGGAATTCCAGATGCTGCGCACCGCCTCCCTGAACATCATTCGGGCTTTGGGGGTTGAGGGGGGCTGCAATGTGCAGTTTGCCCTGGATCCCAACAGCTACAAATATTATGTAATTGAGGTCAACCCCCGGGTGTCCCGTTCTTCGGCTCTGGCCTCCAAGGCCACCGGTTATCCCATCGCCAAGGTGTCCAGCAAGGTTGCCGTGGGGTTGACCCTGGATGAGATTAAAAACGCGGTTACGGGTAAAACCTATGCCTGCTTTGAACCTTCCATAGACTACGTGGTGTTGAAATTCCCCCGCTGGCCCTTTGACAAATTTGCCCTGGCCGACCGCACCCTGGGCACCCAGATGAAGGCCACCGGGGAAGTTATGGCCATAGACCGGACCCTGGAAGGCGCCCTGTTAAAGGCGGTACGCTCCCTGGAAATCGGCCTGGCGGGTCTTTTGGTCCCGGAGATGGAACAGTTGAGCGATGAAGAGATTGAAACCAAGCTGTCCCGGGCCGAAGATATGCGCCTGTTTGTGGTGGCCGAAGCTTTACGCCGGGGGATGCTTGTGGACAGGGTTCGGGCCTTAACGGGCATTGACCGCTTTTTCCTGGACAAGATCCAAAACATTGTGCAGCTGGAGCAGAAGATTCGCCGCCAGGGACCGGCGGCCTTAACGCCGGACCTTTTGCGCCGGGCCAAGGAAATGGGCTTTGCCGACGCCTATCTGGCCCAAATTACCGGCCAGGACGAGGCCAAAATACGGGCCCTGCGGGAAGATTGCGGAATCAAGCCCGTTTATAAAATGGTGGATACCTGTGCGGCAGAATTTGAGGCCGTTACCCCTTACTACTATTCCTGTTACGATCATGAGGACGAAGCGCAAAACACCGCTGTACGCAAAGTGGTGGTCCTGGGCTCGGGGCCCATTCGTATCGGGCAGGGTATCGAGTTCGACTACTGCTCAGTGCACTCGGTGTGGGCCCTGCGGGAAGAAGGTGTTAAGGCAATTATCATAAACAATAACCCGGAGACGGTCAGTACAGACTTTGATACTGCCGACCGGCTCTACTTTGAGCCCCTTGTTTTGGAAGACGTCTTGAACATTCTGAGGAAGGAACGCCCCGAGGGGGTAATTGTCCAGTTTGGTGGTCAGACGGCCATTAACCTGGCCGTTCCCCTGGCCAAAGCCGGCATACCCATTTTAGGTACGGCGGTGGAGGATATCGACCGGGCGGAAGACCGGGAGCGTTTCGATCAACTACTCGTGGGACTGGGTATCCCCAAACCGCCGGGGAGGGCGGCTTTTTCCGTAGACGAGGCAGTAAACATAGCTCGGGAAATTGGGTTTCCCGTGCTGGTCAGGCCCTCCTATGTTCTGGGTGGACGGGCCATGGAGATTGTCTATAATCATGAAGAACTGCTCAACTACATGGCCAATGCGGTTAGGGTCACCCCCGAGCACCCGGTGCTGGTGGATAAGTACCTGCAGGGCGAGGAGCTGGAAGTAGATGCCATAGCCGACGGGGAGACGGTGCTGATTCCGGGGATCATGAAGCATATCGAGCGGGCCGGCGTTCATTCCGGGGATAGCATAGCCGTTTACCCGGCCAACAAGATCGCTCCAGAAGTAAAGAACCAGCTGGTGGACTATACCACCCGTCTGGCGCGGGCTTTAAATGTGCGGGGAATGATCAACATCCAGTACGTGCTCTACAACGGACAGGTTTACGTGCTGGAAGTCAACCCGCGGGCCAGCCGCACGGTGCCCTACATGAGCAAAATCACCGGCATTCCCATGGTCAGTCTGGCTACGAAAGTTATCCTGGGGCGCAAATTAAAGAACCTGGGTTATGACGGCGGCCTCTACCCGGAAGGCCGTTATTTCGGAGTCAAGGCTCCCGTATTCAGTTTTGCCAAACTGCTCCAGGTAGATATCTCCCTGGGGCCGGAAATGAAGTCCACCGGCGAGGTCATGGGGGTGGACAGTAGTTACCCGGCGGCGTTATACAAGGCCCTGGTGGCGGCCGGCTACAACATCCCCCGGAACGGCACCATCCTGGCCACCATTGCCGACAAGGATAAAAAAGAGGCCCTGCCCCTTTTAAGGGGTCTGGCCCGTCTGGGATACAATATTTGCGCCACCGCCGGGACAGCGGCCTTTTTGCAGGAAAATGGCCTGGAGGTGGAGCGGGTAAACAAGGTGCGGGAAGGCTCCCCCCATATCGTGGATCTCATCCGGGCAGGGAAGATCCACCTGGTCATCAACACCCTCACCCGGGGCAGGGCCCCGGAGCGGGACGGTTTCCGCATTCGCCGGGCAGCGGTGGAACACGGCGTCCCCTGCCTGACCTCCCTGGATACCGCCCGGGCCATCCTGGAAGCGCTTGTTTCGATCAGAGAGGGGGATGTCATGGACCTGATCCCCATCCAGGAGGTGGCGGTTTAG